One part of the Flavobacterium johnsoniae UW101 genome encodes these proteins:
- a CDS encoding M1 family metallopeptidase, whose amino-acid sequence MKKYFGSVITAFLIGFAANAQGLLNKSETVFTHQDSLRGSITKERAWWDLKYYHLDIKVNPTDRTISGTNTVRYTVLNEYNRMQIDLQEPMNITKVTQNGKDLKFERDGNAFFITLSENQKAGETKEIIVSFGGVPKEAVRPPWDGGITWQKDKNGKDFIASSCQGLGASVWWPCKDHMYDEVENMLISVNVPGNLTDVSNGRLQSVKKQKDGTKTFNWYVANPINNYGVNINIGDYVNFSEKFKGEKGDLDCNYYVLRDNLAKAKEQFKDAPKMLKAFESWFGPYPFYEDSYKLVEVPYLGMEHQSSVTYGNNYQNGHNGHDISGTGWGLKFDYIIIHESGHEWFANNITYKDIADMWIHESFTTYSEVLFIEYYYGKDAANEYARGIRKMIANKEPIIGHYDVNREGSGDMYPKGANMIHTIRQVINDDAKFKAILRGMNKTFYHQTVTTKQIEDYISKESGIDFSAVFNQYLRTPQVPVFEYYFKNQKLAYHWINCQENFDLPLKVILNGVETWLKPTSDWQAKDLNSEKTVLTVDKNFYVIESNITN is encoded by the coding sequence ATGAAAAAATACTTTGGAAGTGTTATAACAGCTTTTCTAATTGGTTTTGCAGCCAATGCCCAAGGACTTTTAAATAAGTCAGAAACTGTTTTTACACATCAGGATAGCTTACGCGGAAGTATTACAAAAGAAAGAGCCTGGTGGGATTTGAAATATTATCATCTTGACATTAAGGTGAATCCGACAGATAGAACCATTTCCGGAACTAATACTGTCCGTTATACGGTTTTAAATGAATACAACCGTATGCAGATTGATTTGCAGGAACCGATGAACATTACGAAAGTAACGCAGAATGGAAAAGATTTAAAGTTTGAAAGAGACGGAAATGCTTTCTTTATTACTTTATCAGAAAATCAAAAAGCTGGAGAAACGAAAGAAATTATCGTTTCATTTGGAGGAGTTCCAAAAGAAGCCGTACGTCCCCCTTGGGATGGCGGAATAACCTGGCAGAAAGATAAAAACGGAAAAGATTTTATCGCTTCATCTTGTCAGGGATTAGGTGCGAGTGTTTGGTGGCCTTGTAAAGACCATATGTACGATGAAGTAGAGAATATGCTGATCAGCGTAAATGTTCCTGGGAATTTAACTGATGTTTCAAATGGAAGGCTGCAAAGCGTTAAAAAACAAAAAGATGGAACTAAAACTTTCAATTGGTATGTCGCTAATCCAATTAACAATTACGGCGTAAATATCAATATTGGGGATTACGTTAATTTCTCAGAAAAATTTAAAGGAGAAAAAGGCGATTTAGATTGTAATTATTATGTTTTGAGAGATAATCTGGCTAAAGCAAAAGAACAGTTTAAAGATGCTCCTAAAATGCTTAAAGCTTTTGAAAGCTGGTTTGGACCTTATCCGTTTTACGAAGACAGTTACAAATTGGTCGAAGTTCCGTATTTAGGCATGGAACATCAAAGCTCGGTAACTTACGGGAACAATTACCAAAACGGTCATAACGGACATGATATAAGCGGAACAGGCTGGGGATTGAAATTTGATTATATCATTATTCATGAATCGGGTCATGAATGGTTTGCTAATAATATTACCTATAAAGACATTGCCGATATGTGGATTCATGAAAGTTTTACGACATATTCAGAAGTTCTTTTTATAGAATATTATTATGGAAAAGATGCTGCAAATGAATACGCTAGAGGAATTAGAAAAATGATTGCGAATAAAGAACCTATTATTGGGCATTATGATGTAAACAGAGAAGGTTCTGGCGATATGTACCCGAAAGGCGCTAATATGATTCACACGATTCGTCAGGTGATTAATGATGATGCAAAATTTAAAGCGATTCTTCGCGGTATGAACAAAACGTTTTATCATCAAACCGTTACCACAAAACAGATTGAAGACTATATTAGTAAAGAATCTGGAATTGATTTCAGTGCGGTTTTTAATCAGTATTTAAGAACGCCTCAGGTGCCTGTTTTTGAATATTATTTTAAAAATCAAAAATTAGCGTATCACTGGATTAATTGTCAGGAAAATTTTGATCTTCCTTTAAAGGTCATTTTAAACGGTGTAGAAACCTGGCTAAAACCAACATCAGATTGGCAGGCGAAAGATTTAAACAGCGAAAAAACAGTTTTAACTGTAGATAAA
- a CDS encoding carbohydrate-binding family 9-like protein codes for MKFSSFLYLFTFLYSINNHSQTFSIPKTSEKIKIDGDLTDWKTPFLGPFVIHNSGEKAKQNTMVSLSWNDEYLFIAYRSADSQIVGKPQKKDSKIYETDDLVEIFIDPDGDGKNYLEIGVNAFSANYDMLIKCISPECGGWKTDMNFDIEGFEAVSKITSEGFDTEIKIPFSSLEKIENSHFLKPKIGTKWKANIFRIDYGNTTEYLALQPYKSLKFGFHQPQEFAVFEFVE; via the coding sequence ATGAAATTTAGTTCGTTTTTATATCTTTTCACATTTCTGTATTCAATAAATAATCATTCACAGACATTTTCAATTCCGAAAACTAGTGAAAAAATAAAAATCGACGGAGATTTAACCGATTGGAAAACACCTTTTTTAGGTCCTTTTGTAATTCATAATTCAGGAGAAAAAGCAAAACAAAATACAATGGTTTCACTTTCGTGGAATGATGAATACCTTTTTATTGCTTATCGCTCAGCAGATTCTCAAATAGTAGGAAAACCTCAAAAGAAAGATTCTAAAATCTATGAAACTGATGATTTGGTAGAAATATTCATTGATCCTGACGGAGATGGGAAAAATTATTTGGAAATTGGTGTAAATGCATTTTCTGCTAATTACGATATGCTTATTAAATGTATTTCACCAGAATGCGGAGGCTGGAAAACAGATATGAATTTTGATATTGAAGGATTTGAAGCTGTCAGTAAAATCACTTCTGAAGGTTTTGATACCGAAATAAAAATCCCTTTTTCAAGCTTAGAAAAAATTGAAAACAGCCATTTTTTAAAACCAAAGATCGGTACAAAATGGAAGGCGAATATTTTTAGGATTGATTACGGTAATACAACCGAATACCTTGCTTTACAGCCTTATAAAAGTTTAAAATTTGGATTTCATCAACCGCAGGAATTTGCAGTTTTTGAGTTTGTGGAGTGA
- the hisIE gene encoding bifunctional phosphoribosyl-AMP cyclohydrolase/phosphoribosyl-ATP diphosphatase HisIE: MDIDIKSAHGLIPAIIQDSETKNVLMLGYMNEESLQKTIETQKVTFFSRSKQRLWTKGEESGNFLNLVSIKNDCDGDTLLIQAKPVGPTCHTGADTCWQEPNDANYGFISQLENTIKTRRENADSEQSYVASLFAKGINKIAQKVGEEAVEVVIEAKDNNDDLFLSESADLLFHYLILLQAKGYQLNDVVEVLKKRQK; the protein is encoded by the coding sequence ATGGATATCGATATCAAAAGCGCACACGGATTAATTCCGGCTATAATTCAGGATTCTGAAACAAAAAATGTTTTGATGCTGGGTTATATGAACGAAGAATCGCTTCAAAAAACAATAGAAACTCAAAAAGTAACTTTCTTTAGTCGCTCTAAGCAAAGACTTTGGACAAAAGGCGAGGAGAGCGGTAACTTTTTAAATCTGGTAAGCATTAAAAATGATTGTGACGGCGATACGCTATTAATTCAGGCAAAACCAGTTGGACCAACGTGCCACACAGGCGCAGATACATGTTGGCAAGAACCCAATGATGCGAATTACGGTTTTATTTCACAATTAGAAAATACAATCAAAACCCGTAGAGAAAATGCTGATTCTGAACAGAGTTATGTAGCTTCTTTATTTGCAAAAGGAATCAATAAAATTGCCCAAAAAGTTGGTGAAGAGGCAGTAGAAGTAGTTATTGAAGCAAAAGATAACAACGATGATTTATTCCTCAGCGAAAGCGCCGATTTACTTTTTCATTATCTGATTTTACTGCAGGCAAAAGGTTATCAGTTAAATGATGTTGTAGAAGTTTTAAAGAAACGTCAGAAGTAG
- the hisF gene encoding imidazole glycerol phosphate synthase subunit HisF gives MLAKRIIPCLDIKNGRTVKGVNFVDLRDAGDPVELAEIYSREGADELVFLDISATEERRKTLVNMVRSVAEKINIPFTVGGGISSVEDVDILLNNGADKVSINSSAVKNPQLINDLAQKFGSQCVVVAIDAKQIDGQWIVHLVGGKVPTELNLFDWAVEVAERGAGEILFTSMDNDGTKNGFANEALAKLSELVNIPIIASGGAGNIQHFVDSFKEGKADAALAASVFHFKEIEIKALKQELRKNGVEVRL, from the coding sequence ATGCTAGCAAAAAGAATAATACCCTGCTTAGATATAAAGAACGGAAGAACTGTAAAAGGCGTTAATTTCGTTGATTTGCGTGATGCAGGCGATCCTGTAGAACTGGCTGAAATTTATTCGAGAGAAGGTGCAGACGAATTGGTTTTCCTGGATATTTCGGCAACTGAGGAAAGACGTAAAACGCTGGTAAATATGGTGCGAAGCGTGGCAGAAAAAATCAACATTCCGTTTACTGTTGGCGGTGGGATTTCATCTGTTGAAGATGTTGATATTCTGCTGAATAATGGAGCTGATAAAGTTTCAATTAATTCATCGGCAGTTAAAAATCCGCAGTTGATTAATGATTTGGCTCAGAAATTTGGAAGTCAGTGTGTTGTTGTAGCAATCGATGCTAAACAAATTGACGGACAATGGATTGTACATTTAGTCGGCGGAAAAGTTCCGACTGAATTGAATTTATTCGATTGGGCTGTTGAAGTGGCAGAACGAGGAGCAGGAGAAATCCTTTTTACTTCGATGGATAATGACGGAACTAAAAATGGCTTTGCAAACGAAGCTCTGGCAAAACTATCAGAATTAGTAAATATTCCAATTATTGCTTCGGGAGGCGCTGGAAACATACAGCATTTCGTAGATTCGTTTAAAGAAGGAAAAGCAGACGCCGCTTTGGCTGCAAGTGTTTTTCATTTTAAAGAAATCGAAATCAAAGCATTAAAGCAAGAATTAAGAAAGAATGGTGTTGAAGTTAGACTTTAA
- the hisA gene encoding 1-(5-phosphoribosyl)-5-[(5-phosphoribosylamino)methylideneamino]imidazole-4-carboxamide isomerase: MRIIPAIDIIEGKCVRLSKGDYDTKIIYNENPLEVAKSFEAYGIEYLHLVDLDGAKSSKIVNYKILEQIATQTSLKIDFGGGLKSDDDLRIAFESGANQITGGSIAVKNRTIFEKWISEYGSEKIILGADAKDEKIAVSGWLEESNEDLVPFIQDYQNKGIQYVICTDIAKDGMLQGPSFDLYSKILAEAKGVKLIASGGISTFDELPKLAELGCEGTIIGKAIYEGRITLKQLENYIIG; this comes from the coding sequence ATGAGAATAATACCAGCCATAGATATCATTGAAGGAAAATGCGTTCGTTTGTCCAAAGGTGATTATGATACCAAAATAATTTACAATGAAAATCCGCTTGAAGTAGCGAAATCATTTGAAGCATACGGAATTGAATATTTACATTTAGTAGATCTTGATGGTGCAAAATCAAGTAAAATTGTCAATTATAAAATATTAGAACAAATTGCAACGCAAACGAGCTTAAAAATTGATTTTGGAGGCGGATTAAAGTCGGATGATGATTTGAGAATTGCTTTTGAAAGCGGTGCAAACCAAATTACCGGCGGAAGTATTGCTGTAAAAAACAGAACGATTTTCGAAAAATGGATTTCAGAATACGGTTCAGAAAAAATTATTTTGGGAGCTGATGCAAAAGATGAAAAAATTGCGGTTTCTGGCTGGTTAGAAGAATCAAATGAAGATTTAGTTCCGTTTATTCAGGATTATCAAAATAAAGGAATTCAATACGTTATTTGCACCGATATCGCCAAAGACGGAATGCTGCAAGGTCCAAGTTTTGATTTGTACAGTAAAATTTTAGCAGAAGCTAAAGGCGTAAAACTAATCGCTTCTGGAGGAATCTCAACTTTTGACGAATTGCCAAAATTAGCCGAATTAGGTTGTGAAGGAACGATTATAGGAAAAGCAATTTACGAAGGAAGAATTACCTTAAAGCAGTTAGAGAATTACATAATAGGTTGA
- the hisH gene encoding imidazole glycerol phosphate synthase subunit HisH, with amino-acid sequence MKIVIINYGAGNIQSIMFAIERLGFKAVLSNNPDEIKLADKVIFPGVGEASSAMAKLRESGLDSLIPQLKQPVLGICLGMQLMCNKSEEGNTEGLGIFDVDVLKFSNNVKVPQMGWNQIYDLKTDLFKGISENEFMYLVHSFYAPNCAESIATTNYDVEYASALQKDNFYGTQFHPEKSGDVGEKILGNFLKM; translated from the coding sequence ATGAAAATAGTAATTATAAATTACGGAGCAGGAAATATTCAGAGCATTATGTTTGCTATTGAAAGACTGGGTTTTAAGGCGGTTTTGAGTAATAACCCGGACGAAATTAAATTGGCAGATAAAGTAATTTTTCCTGGCGTGGGAGAGGCGAGTTCGGCTATGGCAAAACTTCGTGAAAGTGGTTTAGATAGTCTGATTCCGCAATTGAAACAGCCCGTTTTAGGAATTTGTCTCGGAATGCAGTTAATGTGCAATAAATCGGAAGAAGGAAACACAGAAGGTTTAGGAATTTTTGATGTTGATGTTTTGAAATTTTCAAACAATGTAAAAGTGCCGCAAATGGGATGGAATCAGATTTATGATTTAAAAACCGATTTGTTTAAAGGAATTTCTGAAAACGAGTTCATGTATCTGGTTCATAGTTTTTACGCTCCAAATTGTGCTGAATCTATCGCAACAACAAATTACGATGTAGAATACGCATCGGCATTACAAAAAGATAATTTTTATGGAACCCAATTTCACCCAGAAAAAAGCGGTGATGTTGGAGAAAAGATTCTAGGTAATTTTTTAAAAATGTAA
- the hisB gene encoding bifunctional histidinol-phosphatase/imidazoleglycerol-phosphate dehydratase HisB has translation MKKVLFIDRDGTIVLEPENYQLDSLAKLEFYPKAFQYLAKIAAELDYELAMVTNQDGLGTDSFPEDTFWPTQNFILKAFENEGVVFDEIFVDRTFPEENAPTRKPRTGMLTKYMNNPAYDLENSFVLGDRLTDVELAKNLGAKAIFMNMTDGIGSNEISSKREELNDTIALQTIDWKRIYEFLKLEARSASITRKTNETDIYINLNLDGTGKSKIDTGIAFFDHMLDQISRHGQMDLEITVKGDLEVDEHHTIEDTAIALGEVFAKALGNKLGIERYGFCLPMDDCLAQAAIDFGGRNWLIWETEFKREMVGKMPTEMFYHFFKSFTDGAKANLNIKAEGINEHHKIEAIFKAFAKAIKVAVKRDTEKMILPSTKGML, from the coding sequence ATGAAAAAAGTACTTTTTATCGATCGTGACGGAACGATTGTTTTAGAACCTGAAAACTACCAATTAGACAGTTTAGCTAAACTGGAATTTTATCCAAAAGCTTTTCAATATCTGGCTAAAATTGCCGCTGAACTAGATTACGAACTGGCAATGGTAACCAATCAGGACGGATTAGGAACGGATAGTTTTCCAGAAGATACGTTTTGGCCAACTCAGAATTTTATCCTTAAAGCCTTTGAAAACGAAGGTGTTGTTTTTGATGAAATTTTTGTAGACAGAACTTTTCCGGAAGAAAATGCGCCAACACGCAAACCAAGAACGGGAATGCTGACAAAATATATGAATAATCCAGCATATGATTTAGAAAATTCTTTTGTTTTAGGTGATCGTTTAACTGATGTTGAATTGGCTAAAAATCTAGGCGCAAAAGCCATTTTCATGAATATGACTGATGGAATTGGAAGCAATGAAATTTCATCAAAACGAGAAGAATTAAACGATACGATTGCTTTGCAGACGATAGATTGGAAAAGAATTTACGAGTTCCTGAAATTAGAGGCACGTTCAGCTTCGATTACTCGTAAAACCAATGAAACCGATATTTATATCAACTTAAACCTTGACGGAACTGGAAAAAGCAAAATCGACACCGGAATTGCGTTTTTTGACCACATGTTGGATCAAATCTCACGTCACGGACAAATGGACTTAGAAATTACTGTAAAAGGCGATTTAGAAGTCGATGAACACCATACAATTGAAGACACGGCAATTGCTTTAGGAGAAGTTTTCGCGAAAGCGTTAGGAAATAAACTAGGAATCGAACGTTACGGTTTCTGTCTTCCAATGGACGATTGTTTAGCACAGGCAGCAATTGACTTCGGCGGAAGAAACTGGCTGATTTGGGAAACTGAATTTAAACGCGAAATGGTTGGTAAAATGCCGACAGAAATGTTCTATCACTTCTTTAAATCATTTACAGACGGCGCAAAAGCGAATTTAAATATCAAAGCAGAAGGAATAAACGAACATCACAAAATTGAAGCGATCTTTAAAGCTTTCGCAAAAGCGATAAAAGTAGCCGTAAAAAGAGATACCGAAAAAATGATTTTGCCTTCTACGAAAGGAATGCTTTAA
- the hisC gene encoding histidinol-phosphate transaminase, which yields MNTFDINTITRENVKSLKPYSSARDEFEDFDTAEMIFLDANENPFQNGVNRYPDPQQNSVKAILAKNNNTKQSQILLGNGSDEVLDLLFRAFCEPNKDNIISLPPTYGMYGVLANINAVENREILLTTDFQPQVEKILEAVDENTKIIFLCSPNNPTGNSFSDESVVKLLQNFKGLVVIDEAYIDFSEKESWLTEIDEYPNLVITQTLSKAYGLAGIRLGICYASEAVISVLNKIKPPYNVNELTQQRAKERLKDLDKIKQEIASIIEQREELLKVLLEVNFVEKVYPTEANFILAKVDDANKRYNQLIEKGIVIRNRTTQPLCENCLRFTIGTKEENAVVIKELKLLN from the coding sequence ATGAATACGTTCGATATAAATACAATAACAAGAGAAAACGTAAAATCTTTAAAACCATATTCTTCAGCAAGAGATGAATTTGAAGATTTTGATACAGCCGAAATGATTTTTCTGGATGCTAATGAAAATCCGTTTCAAAATGGTGTAAACCGTTACCCGGATCCGCAGCAAAACTCAGTTAAAGCGATTTTGGCTAAAAACAATAATACAAAACAAAGTCAGATTTTATTAGGAAACGGAAGCGATGAAGTTTTAGATTTACTTTTCAGAGCTTTTTGCGAACCAAATAAAGACAATATCATTTCATTGCCGCCAACTTACGGTATGTATGGTGTTTTAGCAAATATCAATGCGGTAGAAAACAGAGAAATTTTGCTGACAACTGATTTTCAGCCACAAGTTGAAAAGATTTTAGAAGCAGTTGATGAAAATACCAAAATCATCTTTTTATGTTCGCCAAACAATCCAACAGGAAATTCATTTTCTGATGAAAGTGTGGTGAAACTGCTTCAAAACTTCAAAGGTCTAGTGGTTATTGACGAAGCGTATATTGACTTTTCAGAAAAGGAAAGCTGGCTGACAGAAATCGATGAATATCCGAATTTAGTAATTACACAAACGCTTTCTAAGGCTTATGGTTTAGCAGGAATTCGTTTAGGGATTTGTTATGCATCAGAGGCTGTAATCTCGGTTTTAAATAAAATCAAACCGCCTTATAATGTAAACGAATTAACGCAGCAAAGGGCGAAAGAGCGTTTAAAAGATTTAGATAAAATTAAGCAAGAAATAGCTTCAATTATTGAGCAAAGAGAAGAATTGCTTAAAGTTTTACTTGAAGTAAATTTTGTTGAAAAAGTATATCCAACAGAAGCTAATTTTATCTTAGCAAAAGTGGATGATGCTAATAAAAGATACAATCAATTAATCGAAAAAGGAATCGTTATTCGTAACAGAACAACACAGCCTTTATGTGAAAATTGTCTTCGTTTTACAATTGGAACAAAAGAAGAAAATGCGGTTGTAATTAAAGAATTAAAATTATTGAACTAA
- the hisD gene encoding histidinol dehydrogenase, with translation MNKIDNPKPDTWSEILKRPTQTIDDIEVTVKEIFKEIQKKGDEAVAKYTSIFDGIALDSYEVTKEEIQEAIEKIPNDLKESIQLAKDNIYKFHSAQKTNRIDVETIEGVNCWQEKRPIQKIGLYIPGGTAPLFSTVLMLAVPAEIAGCKEIVLCSPPDKKGKINPAILYAANLCGVTKIIKAGGIQAIAGMTFGTQSIPKVYKIFGPGNQFVTVAKQLATQFGVAIDMPAGPSELLIVADDTAVPAFVASDLLSQAEHGTDSQVILVSTSKKLIAEVEKEVQSQLEVLPRKAIAEKAIENSKLIYVENDQRALDLINEYGPEHFIICSQYDDFYCNGIVNAGSVFIGNYTPESAGDYASGTNHTLPTNGYAKNYSGVNLDSFMKSMTFQKISEKGIQNIGKAIETMAEAEGLQAHKNAVTLRLKSLE, from the coding sequence ATGAATAAAATAGACAATCCAAAACCAGATACTTGGTCTGAAATATTAAAAAGACCAACCCAGACAATAGACGATATTGAAGTAACCGTAAAAGAAATCTTCAAAGAAATTCAAAAAAAGGGTGACGAAGCGGTAGCAAAATATACCTCAATTTTTGATGGAATTGCTTTAGACAGCTACGAAGTTACAAAGGAAGAAATACAAGAAGCAATTGAAAAGATTCCCAATGATTTGAAAGAATCAATTCAATTGGCAAAAGACAATATTTATAAATTTCACAGCGCTCAAAAAACAAACAGGATTGACGTTGAAACTATCGAAGGCGTAAACTGCTGGCAGGAAAAAAGACCAATTCAAAAAATTGGATTGTATATTCCGGGCGGTACAGCACCTTTATTTTCAACAGTTTTGATGCTGGCAGTTCCAGCAGAGATTGCAGGATGTAAAGAAATAGTATTATGCTCGCCGCCAGATAAAAAAGGAAAAATTAATCCGGCAATTTTATATGCTGCTAATTTATGCGGTGTAACTAAAATTATAAAAGCAGGCGGAATTCAGGCAATTGCAGGGATGACCTTCGGTACACAATCTATTCCAAAAGTGTATAAAATTTTTGGACCTGGTAATCAGTTTGTAACCGTTGCCAAACAATTAGCGACACAATTTGGAGTAGCAATTGATATGCCGGCCGGACCTTCAGAATTATTAATTGTAGCCGATGATACAGCAGTTCCGGCTTTTGTAGCTTCTGATTTGCTTTCTCAGGCAGAACACGGAACAGACAGTCAGGTAATTTTGGTTTCGACTTCAAAAAAATTGATTGCCGAAGTAGAAAAAGAAGTTCAGTCACAGCTCGAAGTTCTTCCAAGAAAAGCTATTGCAGAGAAAGCAATCGAAAATTCAAAACTAATTTATGTTGAAAATGATCAGAGAGCTTTAGATTTAATTAACGAATACGGTCCGGAACACTTTATAATCTGCTCTCAATATGATGATTTTTACTGTAACGGAATTGTAAACGCGGGTTCTGTTTTTATTGGAAATTATACGCCGGAAAGCGCCGGAGATTACGCTTCAGGTACCAATCATACTTTACCAACCAATGGTTACGCTAAGAATTACAGCGGTGTAAATCTGGATAGTTTTATGAAATCAATGACATTCCAGAAAATTTCTGAAAAAGGAATTCAAAACATCGGAAAAGCAATCGAAACTATGGCTGAGGCCGAAGGGCTGCAAGCGCATAAAAATGCTGTGACGTTAAGATTAAAGAGTTTAGAGTAA